One Endozoicomonas gorgoniicola DNA window includes the following coding sequences:
- a CDS encoding IS1 family transposase, producing the protein MDLGTGAVIHVGRACQESEIDEQWSYVFEKSNQRWLWHAVDHATNTVLAYVFGKRKDEVFKKLKELLEPFGIKKFYTDDWGAYERNLDESRHIIGKENTQKIERKNLNFRTWIKRLARKTICFSKLEQMHDIVIGLLINKIEFGIDIHEI; encoded by the coding sequence ATGGATCTTGGAACGGGTGCTGTGATTCACGTAGGCCGTGCCTGCCAAGAGTCTGAGATAGATGAACAGTGGTCGTATGTGTTTGAAAAAAGTAACCAGCGTTGGCTTTGGCATGCAGTTGATCATGCGACCAATACTGTTTTGGCTTACGTTTTTGGGAAACGAAAGGATGAGGTTTTCAAAAAACTAAAAGAGCTTCTTGAACCATTTGGTATCAAGAAATTTTATACTGATGATTGGGGAGCCTATGAACGTAATCTCGACGAAAGCAGACACATCATTGGAAAAGAAAATACTCAGAAAATTGAACGTAAAAACCTGAATTTTAGAACTTGGATTAAGCGTCTGGCCAGAAAGACAATATGCTTTTCAAAGTTAGAACAAATGCACGATATTGTTATTGGCCTGTTGATCAACAAAATCGAATTTGGCATTGACATCCATGAAATATAA
- the ltrA gene encoding group II intron reverse transcriptase/maturase, which produces MNHDLLSCALEPANLLKAWKQVRSNKGAPGIDGITIKAYPDFARQHWPSARQALLNGTYRPSPVLRAVIEKPDGGERLLGIPTVMDRVIQQAIVQVLSPIFDPDFSPSSFGYRPGRSAQDAVQQVNRYIKQGLHQAVDVDLSKFFDTVSHDVLMSRVSRKIHDKRLLKLIGRYLRAGVMVDGQCYPTRVGMPQGGPLSPLLSNVLLDDLDKELEYRGHCFARYCDDFVILVGSQRAGERVMESITRYLERKLKLRINPTKSKVVKATEAEFLSFTFTGKRIRWSEKSLNRFRRKILKLTSRSWGVSMEYRLKKLAEYIRGWMGYFRITEYYSPIPRLDQWIRRRIRCCFIKQWRKPKTRYRNLIRLGVDHIKAASIAASSKGYYRLSKTYAAQLALNDSFLSKLGLVSLKDLWIRFHHPR; this is translated from the coding sequence TTGAACCACGATCTACTGAGTTGCGCACTGGAACCTGCCAATTTGCTGAAAGCATGGAAACAAGTCAGAAGTAACAAAGGGGCTCCCGGAATAGATGGGATCACCATTAAAGCCTATCCTGACTTTGCCCGTCAGCACTGGCCTTCAGCGCGCCAAGCCTTACTCAATGGGACTTACAGACCATCTCCCGTCCTTCGGGCTGTTATAGAAAAGCCCGATGGTGGAGAACGGTTGCTGGGCATCCCGACAGTCATGGATCGAGTGATACAACAGGCCATTGTGCAGGTATTATCACCCATCTTTGATCCTGACTTCTCTCCCAGCAGCTTCGGTTACAGACCGGGAAGGTCTGCACAAGACGCTGTACAACAGGTTAATCGATACATTAAGCAGGGGCTGCATCAGGCGGTTGATGTTGATCTGAGTAAATTCTTTGATACGGTCAGCCATGATGTTCTTATGTCGAGAGTCTCTCGAAAGATTCACGACAAGCGTCTGTTGAAGCTGATTGGCCGCTACCTTCGTGCTGGCGTCATGGTTGATGGGCAATGCTACCCAACCCGGGTAGGTATGCCACAAGGCGGTCCACTTTCACCGCTGCTGTCGAATGTCCTTCTCGATGACCTGGACAAGGAACTGGAGTACCGGGGGCATTGCTTCGCACGCTACTGCGATGACTTTGTGATCCTCGTTGGCAGCCAGCGAGCCGGGGAGCGAGTGATGGAAAGCATCACACGTTACCTTGAGCGCAAGCTGAAACTGAGGATAAACCCGACAAAGAGCAAGGTGGTGAAAGCTACCGAAGCTGAGTTCCTGAGTTTTACCTTCACAGGGAAGCGAATCCGCTGGTCGGAGAAGAGTCTGAACCGCTTCAGGCGAAAAATCCTGAAACTCACCAGCCGAAGCTGGGGAGTATCGATGGAATATCGCTTGAAGAAGCTGGCCGAATATATCCGGGGCTGGATGGGTTATTTCAGGATAACCGAATATTACAGTCCTATACCGCGACTGGATCAATGGATACGTCGGCGGATTCGCTGTTGTTTTATCAAACAATGGCGAAAGCCGAAAACCCGTTACAGAAATTTGATCAGGTTAGGTGTTGATCACATCAAGGCCGCCTCGATTGCAGCCAGTAGCAAAGGGTATTACCGGCTAAGCAAAACCTATGCGGCACAGTTAGCATTAAACGACAGTTTTCTCAGTAAACTCGGGCTTGTTTCCCTGAAAGACTTGTGGATCAGGTTTCACCACCCTCGGTGA